A genomic segment from Paramixta manurensis encodes:
- the hspQ gene encoding heat shock protein HspQ produces the protein MIASKFGIGQQVRHKMLGFLGVVVDVDPEYSLDEPDVNEVAESDTLRAAPWYHVVMEDDDGQPVHTYLAEAQLSGEAQHEHPEQPSLDELAASIRQQLQAPRLRN, from the coding sequence ATGATTGCCAGTAAATTTGGTATCGGCCAACAGGTTCGACATAAGATGTTGGGCTTTCTTGGCGTCGTGGTTGATGTTGATCCGGAGTATTCACTGGACGAGCCGGATGTTAACGAAGTCGCGGAGAGCGATACACTGCGGGCTGCGCCCTGGTACCATGTAGTGATGGAAGATGATGACGGGCAGCCGGTGCACACTTACCTGGCCGAAGCGCAACTTTCAGGCGAAGCGCAACACGAACACCCGGAGCAGCCGTCACTGGATGAACTCGCGGCCTCCATTCGTCAACAACTTCAGGCGCCCCGTCTGCGAAATTAA